The sequence GCCCCGTCGCGGGCGAACACAATGCAATCGTGCGCTTCGAGCTCGTCGATCGTCCTCGGCCGCCCTCGCGTGGCGACATATGCCGGCGACGCGCACAGCACGGATCGCTGAACGCCGAGCCGCCGACAAACCAGATTCGCGCTGTCGCGCAGCTCGCCGAGACGCACGACGACGTCGATTCCCTCATCGACCAGATCGACGAATCGATCGGTCAACGATACGTCGAGCTGTAGCAGCGGATGTCTACGGGCCAGCCCGAACAGAACGGGCAGCACCCAGCGCCGTCCGAACGACGTCGGCAGACTGATGCGCAGCGGCCCCGCGACTTCATGACGCCGCTGCGCGAGCACCGATTCGACATGCCCGAGCTCGTCGAGAATCCGCAAGCAACTTTCGTAGTACAGGCGCCCCTCGGTCGTCGGCGTCAGTGCGCGCGTCGTACGCTCGAGCAGCCGCACGCCGAGACGCGCCTCGAGCCGCGCCACGTTCTTGCCGACGGCCGACTTGGACAGCCCCATGCGCGCCGCGGCGGCCGTGAAGCTGCCCGCGCCGACTGCATGCACGAATGCAACCATTCCTTGAAGATGAGTCAGTCTGATTCGATTCATGAAATTGGCGACGAAATGGCGCAGGTGTTCGGAACAGATATCGCCACCGGCACGCATGCCCCACCCCTAGAATGAATCAAGGGAATTCGCGGCGGCGCGAATCCGTTTTCGGGTGGGACACCAAATGGCGCAAACGATGAAGGTGTGGGAACTCGACGCATTCGGCATCGATCGACTCGCACTCGCGCAGCGGCCCGTGCCGAAGCCCGGCGACGGCGAGTTGCTGGTACGGGTAGCGGCGGCGTCATTGAATTATCGAGACAAGCTCGTGATCGAAGGGCAGTTGATGTCGACCAAACCCGCGATGCCGTTTACGCCCGTCTCGGACATGTGCGGCGAAGTGGTCGAAACCGGCCCGAATACCGAACGATTCAAGCGCGGCGATCGCGTGATGGGCAACTTCTGGACGCCCTGGATCAGCGGCGCGCTGCCTCCCGAAATGCGCCGATGCGAGCGCTCGCTCGGCGGGCCGCTGCCCGGCGTGCTCGCCGAATACGTCGTGCTGCCGGAATCGGCGGCCGTCTGCGCACCGGCGTCGCTGTCCGACGTCGAGGCATCGACGCTGCCCGTGGCCGGCGTGACCGCCTGGGTCGCCCTCGTCGAGCGCGGGCAGCTCGCAGCAGGTCAAACCGTCGTCGTTCAGGGCACGGGCGGCGTCGCACTGTTCGGACTGCAAATCGCCCGCGCGCTCGGCGCGAAGACGATCGTGCTGTCCCGTCACGACGACAAGCTCGTGCGCGCGAAATCGCTCGGCGCATGGGCCGGCATCAACACGACGCGCGCGCCCGAATGGGAACATGCGGTTCTCGAACTCACCGGCGGACGCGGCGCGAACGTGATCGTCGAACTCATCGGCGGCGAGAACGTCACACATTCCGTCGCCGCCGTCGCGGATCATGGCCATATCGTGCAGGTCGGTTTTCTTGGCAGTCCGAAGATGCTCATCGACGCGATTCCGCTGATGCTGACGCGCGCGTCGATCCACGGCGTATCGGTCGGCAGCCGGCAGGCGTTCGAAGCGTTCGTTCGCGCAGCCGACCGGCATGCGATCAAGCCGACGATCGACTTCGTCTATCCGTTCTCCGATGTGCGCGCTGCGTTCGCCCATCTCGACCGCGGA comes from Burkholderia savannae and encodes:
- a CDS encoding LysR family transcriptional regulator: MNRIRLTHLQGMVAFVHAVGAGSFTAAAARMGLSKSAVGKNVARLEARLGVRLLERTTRALTPTTEGRLYYESCLRILDELGHVESVLAQRRHEVAGPLRISLPTSFGRRWVLPVLFGLARRHPLLQLDVSLTDRFVDLVDEGIDVVVRLGELRDSANLVCRRLGVQRSVLCASPAYVATRGRPRTIDELEAHDCIVFARDGATIPWVFSDACNGAVTARVRAKHTIGQGDALRDATLAGAGLAYLPTWLVADDVHAGKLEIVLSEFTGGEMPIHALWLAARKLSPKVRAVIDELIEYFTPVPPWDNRPRITLP
- a CDS encoding zinc-dependent alcohol dehydrogenase family protein; the encoded protein is MAQTMKVWELDAFGIDRLALAQRPVPKPGDGELLVRVAAASLNYRDKLVIEGQLMSTKPAMPFTPVSDMCGEVVETGPNTERFKRGDRVMGNFWTPWISGALPPEMRRCERSLGGPLPGVLAEYVVLPESAAVCAPASLSDVEASTLPVAGVTAWVALVERGQLAAGQTVVVQGTGGVALFGLQIARALGAKTIVLSRHDDKLVRAKSLGAWAGINTTRAPEWEHAVLELTGGRGANVIVELIGGENVTHSVAAVADHGHIVQVGFLGSPKMLIDAIPLMLTRASIHGVSVGSRQAFEAFVRAADRHAIKPTIDFVYPFSDVRAAFAHLDRGPFGKIVVAVRG